ATGTTGGCCAGGAACTCGCTCTTGGCCCGACTGGCTTCCCGGGCGGCGGCCTCGGCCCGTTTGAGCTCGCTGATGTCGGTGTAGACGGCCATCGAGCCGGCGAACTCGCTGCCGACCTCGATCGGCGAACTGGCCACGATGACATTGATCGGCCGGCCGTCCTTGTGGTGCCGGACGGCCTCGGCGGCTTCCACCCGCTCGCCCGACATGGTGGATCGGGTCCTCCGCAGGGCTTCCTCTTTGAACTCCGGCCGGATGACGACGTCGTCGATGAGGCGGCCGAGGACCTCGCTCCGCCCCCAGCCGAAGATCTTCTCGGCCCCGGGGCTCCACTCCTCGATGGCCCCCTTGGCATCGGTGGCGACGATGGCGTTGGAGCTGTTGAACAGGACTGCCTCCAGGTACTTCTGTCGCCGGTCGAGCTCCGCCTCGGCCTTCTCGCGAACCGCGATCTGGTCGCGGAGCTCGGCTGTGCGGGCCCGGATCTTGACTTCCAGCAGGGCGGACCGGCGCCGGACCGCCCCGACCCGGCGGAGCATGGTGCCGGTGACGAGAAGCCCGAGCCCGAGCACGGCTAGGCCCCGGAACCACCAGGTCGCCCATATCGGCGGGACCACCCGGACGGCCAGGGCGACCCCGTCCTCGTTCCAGAGGCCGTCGTTGTTGGAGGCCTTGACCCGGAAGACGTACCGGCCCGGCTTGAGGTTGGCGTAGCTGGCGTAGTTTCGGCCGCCGACTTCATTCCAGTCTTGTTCCAATGGCTCCATCCGGTAGGCGAAGCGGTTCTTTTCCGGTGCGGCGAAATGCAGGGCGGCGAACTCGAAGGAGATCAGCCGGGCCCGATAGCCCAGCCGGATGGAGGCCGTTTCGGTGATGGAGCGCTCCAGAACGACCCGGCCGTAGACCTTCCCTCCCACCGGGACGGGCTTGTTGAAGATCTGGAAGCCGGTTAGGACGACGGCCGGCGGAAAGGAATTATCCGTGATCCGGTCGGGGAAAAAGGCGTTGAGGCCGTTGGTCCCGCCGAAGAACATCTCGCCCGAGGCGGATTCGAAGCAGGAGCCGCCGTTGAATTCGTTGCCCTGCAGGCCGTCGGAGACGTCATAAGCCTTGATCGCTCCCGTCGCCGGATCCAGGCAGGCCAGGCCGCGGTTGCTGGAGACCCAGACCCGGTCTTTGGCGTCGACCAGGACGCCGTAGGCCGAGTTGTTGGGCAGGCCCTGGGCCTCGGTGTAGTTGGCGAACTTCCCGGTCTTGGGGTCGAGCCGACTCAAGCCGTCGCGCGAACCGACCCAGATCCCTCCCTTGGAATCCTCGTTCAGGCTGACGATGAAGTCGTCGGCCAGGCTGGCCGGGTTTGCCGAATTATGGAGGAACCGGGTGAAGCGGCCGTCCCCATCCATCCGGTTCAAACCGCCGCCGAACGTTCCGATCCAGAGCGATCCGGCCGCGTCGCGGCGCAGAGCCCGGATGATGTCATGGCTCAGGCTGTTGCCGTTCGAGGGGTCATGGCGGATGTGGTCGAACTCTTTCCGGCCCGGCTTCAGCCGGTTCAAGCCGCCGCCTTCGGTCCCGGCCCAGAGTGTCCCGTCGGCGTCTACCCAAAGGGCCCGGACGGAGTCAATGGCCAAGCTTCCCGGAGCGGTAGGCGCATGGCGGAAGGCCGTGAACCGGCCGGTCTTGACGTCATACCGCAGGATGCCCCCGCCCAGGGTCCCAACCCAGAGGTTCCCGGCCGCATCGCCGCGCAGGGCATAGATATTGTCGCTGGTCAAGCCCGCCGGCTTGCGCGGGTCGTATCGGAAATGTTCGACCTGGCCGGTCTTTCGGTCAAGGCGGTCCAAGCCCTTGTCCTCGGTGCCGATCCAAAGCCGCCCGCGCCCGTCCTCGGCCACCGCCCGGATGTAGTTCGAGCCCAGGCTACCGGGGATGCCGGGACGGCTTTCGATAATCCGGAAGCGGGACCGGTCGGGGATGGCCGCGTCCAGACCGCGGCCGCGGGTCCCGATCCAGAGGATCCCGGTCCGGTCCTCGAAGAACGAGACGATATAGTCGTAGCCCAAGCTGTTCGGATCGGCGGGATTGTTGCGCAGGACGGTGAAGTCCGATGTCCGCGGCTCGAAGATGTTGAGGCCGTCGTTAGTTCCGATGAGCAGGCGCCCTTCGCGGTCCTGGTGAATGGCGCAAATCAGGTCGTTGCTCAGGCTGCGCGCTTTGCCGAAAACCGTGCGGAAGCGGGTGAAGCGGCCGGTCCCGCGGTCGAGCCGGTTGAGTCCGCCCTCGGTTCCGATCCAGAGCCACCCCTCGCGGTCCTCGAAGATCGTCCGGACGCGGTCGTCGGACAGGCTACGGGGATTGCGGGCGTCGTGGCGGAAATGCTCGAAGATGCCGGTTTTCGGGTCGAACCGATCGAGCCCGCCGTGGGTGGCCAGCCACAGGGCGCCGTCCCGGGTCTGGCGGATGTCGGCGACGGTGTTGTGGCTCAAGCTGGAGGGATTCTTCGGGTCATTAAGATAGGACCGAAATTTGCCCGTGGCCCTGTCGAAGACGCTCAGGCCGCCGCCGTCGGTGCCGATCCAGAGCCTGCCGGCCTGATCCTCCCGGATTGCGGTGACGGCGTTGTGGCTGAGGCTTTGCGGGTCGAACCGGTTGTTTTGGAAGCGGGTGAAGGCGTCCCGCTCGCGGTCGTAGCGGTTCAGGCCGTTCAGGGTTCCGATCCAGAGGACGCCGCCGGCGTCTTCGTAGAGGGCGTTGATCCACTTGTCGCTCAAGGTGGACGGATCGCCGTTGGAACGGTAGACCTTGATGGCCGAGCCGTCGTAACGGTTCAGGCCGTCCTCCGTGCCGATCCAAAGGAAGCCCCGGCGGTCCTGCAGGACGGCCAAGGCCGAACCCTGGGAGAGTCCCTTCTCGATGGTCAGGTGAACGAAGCGGTTGGCCAAAGGCTCGGCCGCGGCCGCCCGGGCGGGCGGCGAGAACGCCGCCAGGACCGGGGCCAGGAGGAACAGGACGGACCGGAGGCATTTGCGGTTCATCGGAACTCCAAGGGAAACAAGGATGGCCCCCGCGGCGCGATCACGGCGGTTCGCGCGGGCTCGTGATATTCAATCATTAGGGGATATATACTTGTTCCGGCGTCCCCGATCAAGGAGGGCTCAGGGCTTGGGGGGCAAAACACGCGACAAACCCCGGCGAGGTTTGTCGCTCCGGCCGGCTCGGTCGCTCTCCTTCCCTTTGGGAAGGAACCATGCCCGCTTCCTCGCCGATGGGTTTTGCCCCCCAAACCCTTCGCCCCAGTAAAAATATTTTTCAGTACGAAGGGAGCATCATCCGTCTGAATTCCACTTTATTTAAAGAACATTCGGTCGCTCTTGCCCCCCCTAAAAAACCCTTCGCCCCAGTAAAAGGATTTTCAGTAGGAAAGGAAATCGGAATGTGGTAAGTCCCTACGCTCGAAGAACCGGAGAATTCGGTGTACTATATCTTTTCTAATTAGGAGGATGAGCATGAAAAACAACATTGCTGCGATGGCCCTCGGCGCCCTTGTCTTTGCCGCCGCGGCGGCCGGAGCGGAGGTTGAGATCGTGACGCCCAAGCAAGCCTTCGAGCGCCTTCAGGCGCCGGGGACTTTCCTCGTCGACGTCCGCAGCGTCGCCGAATATGTCTTTGTCGGCCACCCCGAGATGGGTTGGAATGTGCCCTGGTCGTTCTGGAGCGAGAGCGAGGCCAAGCTCGTCTCCAACCCGGACTTCATCAAGGACCTCAAGGCCCGCTTCAAGCCCGAGGACATCCTCCTGTTCATCTGCCGCAGCGGCGGCCGGAGTCTGAAGGCGGCCCAACTCGCGGCGGCGGACGGATTTCTCAAGACGATCAGCGTCAGCGAAGGAGTGGAGGGCGGCGCCGACGAGAAGGGCTTGCGCACGATTGGGGGTTGGAAGAACAGCGGCCTGCCGTTCACCTACAGCCTCGACCCGCAGAAAGCCTACGCCCCCGCGAAATAACGCCCCCGGCGGGGTCCGGGCGTCCCGCGAGAGGGGGGTTCTTGCGTTGTCCGCATAAAACCGATACAATTTATAGGAACATTCATATTTAAGCCCGAGCGCGAGCGGAGCCGAGGAGCCCGACATGAGGAAAATGGTCATTCTGGGGGCCGGGACGGGCGGGACCGTCATGGCCAACCTTCTCCGCAAGCGCCTCTCCCGGTCCGCATGGGCTTTGACCGTCATCGATCGGGACGACGAGCACTATTACCAGCCCGGGTTCCTGTTCCTTCCCTTCGGCTTTCTGACCAAGAAGCAGATCGTCAAGCCCAGGTCGAAGTTCCTGCCCAAGGGCGTCGAGTTCCTGGTGGCCGAAATCGACCGCATCGATCCGGCCGCCAACGAAGTCCTGCTCCAGGACGGACGCAGGATCCCCTATGATTATCTCATCGTCGCCACCGGGGCTTGGATCCAGCCGGCCGAAACGCCCGGCATGCTGGAGGGCTGGCGGGACACGATTTTCGACTTCTACACCCCCGACGGAGCCGAGGCTCTGGCCGCGAAGATGAAGTCGTTTCCGGGCGGGACGATCGTCGTGCACGTCAATGAGACGCCCATCAAGTGTCCGGTGGCGCCGCTCGAGTTCGCCTTTTTCTGCGACGACTGCCTGCGCCGGCACGACAAGCGGGATAAGGTCGAGATCGTTTATGTCACGCCCCTGCCGGGGGCCTTCACCAAGCCTGTCGCCTCGGCCGCGTTGGGCGCGATGCTGGCCGAGAAGGGCATCCGCATGGTGGCCGACTTCAACGCCGAGCGGATCGACGCCGCGGGTCGCAAGCTTGTCGGATTCGACGGCCGTGAAGTGGCCTACGACCTTTTGGTGACCGTCCCGACGAACATGGGATCGGAGATGATCGAACGGTCGGGCCTGGGCAACGAGTTCCGCTATATCCCTACCGATCCCCAGACGCTCCGTTCCAAAAAGCACGCCAACATCTTCGCCATCGGCGATGCCACCGATCTGCCCTCCTCCAAGGCCGGGTCGGTTGTCCATTTCCAGTCCGAGATTCTGGCCGAGAACCTCATCCGGGCCATCGACGGCCAACCCCTCGATCCGGCCTTCGACGGCCACTCCAACTGCTTCATCGAGTCCGGACACCACCGGGCCATCCTGATCGATTTCAACTACGAGACCGAGCCCCTGCCCGGGAAGTTCCCTTTCCCCTGGCTTGGCCCCCTGCCCCTGCTCAAGCCCAGCCGCCTGAACCATTGGGGCAAGCTGGCCTTCCGCTGGATTTACTGGCACATGCTCCTGCGGGGCCGGCCGATTCCGTTCGTTCCCTCCAGGATGAAGATGGCGGGAAAAAAGCGCCCGAAACAAATATAAGGAGAGATCCATGCCTCAGAAGACTTACGGCAGCGCCCTCGTCGACGTGGACGGGGAAGGTTACCTGACCGACTTCGGTCGGTGGACGCGGGACATCGCGGTGGCCATCGCCAAGGAAGAGGGGATCGCCGAGCTCACCCCCGCCCATTGGAAGGTCCTGGAGTTCATGCAGAAGGAATTCCGCGAGAACGGTCAGGCCCCCAGTATCCGCAAGCTCAACAAATCCGGCGTCGCCAGCACCAAGGAGCTCTACGAGCTCTTCCCCGGCGGCCCGGCCAAGAAGGCGGCCAAGATCGCCGGCTTGAAGAAGCCCGAGGGCTGCGTCTGACGGGTGCGCCGGCGCGCATCAAGGAACGATCATGGAAGAAAAAATCAAGAAAGTCTCGATCGTCATCTCCAAGGGCGGCCTGGACGGCGTTTATCCCGGCCTGATCATGGCCAACGGCGCCCGGATGGAGGGGATCGAAGCGAATTTATTCTTCACCTTCTTCGGGCTCGACGCCATCATCACCAAGCGGATGGGCAAGATCAAGATCGCCACCGTCGGCAACCCGGGCATGCATATGGTCACGATGCTGGGCATGCTGCCCGGCTTTTCGGCCATGGCCACGGGCATGATGAAGAA
The DNA window shown above is from Candidatus Aminicenantes bacterium and carries:
- a CDS encoding response regulator, producing MNRKCLRSVLFLLAPVLAAFSPPARAAAAEPLANRFVHLTIEKGLSQGSALAVLQDRRGFLWIGTEDGLNRYDGSAIKVYRSNGDPSTLSDKWINALYEDAGGVLWIGTLNGLNRYDRERDAFTRFQNNRFDPQSLSHNAVTAIREDQAGRLWIGTDGGGLSVFDRATGKFRSYLNDPKNPSSLSHNTVADIRQTRDGALWLATHGGLDRFDPKTGIFEHFRHDARNPRSLSDDRVRTIFEDREGWLWIGTEGGLNRLDRGTGRFTRFRTVFGKARSLSNDLICAIHQDREGRLLIGTNDGLNIFEPRTSDFTVLRNNPADPNSLGYDYIVSFFEDRTGILWIGTRGRGLDAAIPDRSRFRIIESRPGIPGSLGSNYIRAVAEDGRGRLWIGTEDKGLDRLDRKTGQVEHFRYDPRKPAGLTSDNIYALRGDAAGNLWVGTLGGGILRYDVKTGRFTAFRHAPTAPGSLAIDSVRALWVDADGTLWAGTEGGGLNRLKPGRKEFDHIRHDPSNGNSLSHDIIRALRRDAAGSLWIGTFGGGLNRMDGDGRFTRFLHNSANPASLADDFIVSLNEDSKGGIWVGSRDGLSRLDPKTGKFANYTEAQGLPNNSAYGVLVDAKDRVWVSSNRGLACLDPATGAIKAYDVSDGLQGNEFNGGSCFESASGEMFFGGTNGLNAFFPDRITDNSFPPAVVLTGFQIFNKPVPVGGKVYGRVVLERSITETASIRLGYRARLISFEFAALHFAAPEKNRFAYRMEPLEQDWNEVGGRNYASYANLKPGRYVFRVKASNNDGLWNEDGVALAVRVVPPIWATWWFRGLAVLGLGLLVTGTMLRRVGAVRRRSALLEVKIRARTAELRDQIAVREKAEAELDRRQKYLEAVLFNSSNAIVATDAKGAIEEWSPGAEKIFGWGRSEVLGRLIDDVVIRPEFKEEALRRTRSTMSGERVEAAEAVRHHKDGRPINVIVASSPIEVGSEFAGSMAVYTDISELKRAEAAAREASRAKSEFLANMSHEIRTPMNGIFGMTELALDTVLSTEQREYLEGVKTSAEALMTIINDILDFSKIEARKIDLEAIPFRLRDTIHSIVSGLALLAEKKGLEIAYEIPADAPDGLRGDPGRLRQVLTNLLSNAIKFTSQGEVIVSATVEERTAAKVRLHFAVRDTGIGIAPDKLKLVFEPFTQADSSTTRVYGGTGLGLAICTQLVELMNGRIWAESEAGRGSVFHFTLELDLDESAAKERDRVAYDDLRDLPVLVVDDNATNRRILKEMLTHWGMAPTTVEGADPALHALRAAATEGRPFKLVLTDANMPEVDGFGLASRVKDDPGFSNVVIMMLSSSGFRGDSARCRELGLAAYLTKPVKQSQLLDAIMLALGTPGEKSAETPLITRHTLAPSRARYDILLAEDNLINQKLAVRILENRGHKVTVVGNGREALEALDKAAYDVILMDVQMPELDGFQATAAIRAKELRTKAHLPIVAMTAHAMAGDRERCLMAGMDDYVSKPLKPVDLFQTLERVVERAGREA
- a CDS encoding rhodanese-like domain-containing protein; translation: MKNNIAAMALGALVFAAAAAGAEVEIVTPKQAFERLQAPGTFLVDVRSVAEYVFVGHPEMGWNVPWSFWSESEAKLVSNPDFIKDLKARFKPEDILLFICRSGGRSLKAAQLAAADGFLKTISVSEGVEGGADEKGLRTIGGWKNSGLPFTYSLDPQKAYAPAK
- a CDS encoding FAD/NAD(P)-binding oxidoreductase, with the translated sequence MRKMVILGAGTGGTVMANLLRKRLSRSAWALTVIDRDDEHYYQPGFLFLPFGFLTKKQIVKPRSKFLPKGVEFLVAEIDRIDPAANEVLLQDGRRIPYDYLIVATGAWIQPAETPGMLEGWRDTIFDFYTPDGAEALAAKMKSFPGGTIVVHVNETPIKCPVAPLEFAFFCDDCLRRHDKRDKVEIVYVTPLPGAFTKPVASAALGAMLAEKGIRMVADFNAERIDAAGRKLVGFDGREVAYDLLVTVPTNMGSEMIERSGLGNEFRYIPTDPQTLRSKKHANIFAIGDATDLPSSKAGSVVHFQSEILAENLIRAIDGQPLDPAFDGHSNCFIESGHHRAILIDFNYETEPLPGKFPFPWLGPLPLLKPSRLNHWGKLAFRWIYWHMLLRGRPIPFVPSRMKMAGKKRPKQI
- a CDS encoding TusE/DsrC/DsvC family sulfur relay protein; this encodes MPQKTYGSALVDVDGEGYLTDFGRWTRDIAVAIAKEEGIAELTPAHWKVLEFMQKEFRENGQAPSIRKLNKSGVASTKELYELFPGGPAKKAAKIAGLKKPEGCV
- a CDS encoding DsrE/DsrF/DrsH-like family protein, which gives rise to MEEKIKKVSIVISKGGLDGVYPGLIMANGARMEGIEANLFFTFFGLDAIITKRMGKIKIATVGNPGMHMVTMLGMLPGFSAMATGMMKKTMDKIDIPPVPEFIEMVADAGCKLYACKATVDMFKLKAGDFCPQM